From Spartinivicinus ruber, the proteins below share one genomic window:
- a CDS encoding substrate-binding periplasmic protein, with protein sequence MKSFKSLSILSIFIAFHVCVHAGVLKVDVRHRPPEMVITQDTKEGPLIDILNALAAKTDNTVKLSERQFRASYMQLVKGNIDLLPRTICTPSRAKEIDFLGPIGYQDKFVRFFVKSNDVTINEFSDLARYKIGVKKGTFYFDEFNNEINIRKIESSDDTSLIKMLEKDRFDAMAVLDSKSVEETLKKENIDSSQFRFAKYQKEINIGNYFGMKKNHPLKASLQKTVEEMVLSGEVAKAYKQYNLQPPKFNTDIGFIPCSF encoded by the coding sequence ATGAAATCTTTTAAATCACTTTCAATTTTATCTATATTCATCGCATTCCATGTTTGTGTTCATGCTGGTGTGCTCAAGGTTGATGTTCGTCACCGCCCTCCAGAAATGGTTATTACACAAGATACTAAAGAAGGCCCACTTATTGATATCTTGAATGCCTTGGCTGCAAAAACGGATAATACGGTTAAGTTATCGGAGAGACAGTTTAGAGCTAGTTATATGCAGTTAGTTAAGGGCAATATTGATCTATTACCTCGCACTATCTGCACACCTAGTAGAGCAAAAGAAATTGATTTTCTTGGTCCCATTGGCTATCAAGATAAGTTTGTTAGATTTTTTGTGAAATCAAATGATGTCACTATCAATGAGTTTTCTGACTTAGCACGTTATAAAATAGGTGTTAAAAAGGGAACATTTTACTTTGATGAGTTTAATAATGAGATAAATATTCGAAAGATAGAGTCTTCGGATGATACCAGCTTAATCAAAATGCTTGAGAAAGATAGATTCGACGCGATGGCAGTTCTAGACAGTAAATCTGTAGAAGAGACCTTAAAAAAAGAAAATATAGACAGTAGTCAATTTAGATTTGCTAAGTACCAGAAAGAAATCAACATCGGTAATTATTTTGGTATGAAAAAAAATCATCCACTTAAAGCATCTTTACAAAAAACTGTTGAGGAAATGGTGTTATCTGGCGAAGTTGCTAAAGCCTATAAGCAATATAACCTACAACCACCTAAGTTTAACACTGATATAGGCTTCATTCCTTGTAGCTTCTAA
- a CDS encoding substrate-binding periplasmic protein: protein MKIFVFFICIFIQQVVAIERNVLEVIYPPRESKEDTRDDDIIELLNMILEATVYEFGPYTMKPLPYFMNEARFTILLKKEISLNVIWRSVTPEYEEELLPIRVPIRSGILGYRIFLINKEDQKIFNKIENVDQLKKLVVGQGHTWNDVKIFEENNFKIATGTTYEGLFNMLSKKRFDYFSRGINEAYKEMEERQRIYPELHVEETILLYYPWPKYFYVAKGNYKLAKRIERGFEIIKSNQSYEKWFWKYNGKDIFRADFKSRKLFKIDNPLLPKSVPINDEQLWFNPF from the coding sequence ATGAAAATTTTTGTATTTTTTATTTGTATATTTATACAGCAGGTAGTAGCCATTGAGAGGAATGTTTTAGAAGTTATTTACCCTCCTAGAGAATCAAAAGAAGATACAAGAGATGATGATATAATAGAGCTTCTAAATATGATATTAGAGGCAACTGTATATGAGTTTGGTCCCTATACAATGAAACCCTTGCCATATTTCATGAATGAGGCAAGGTTTACCATACTACTAAAAAAAGAAATATCGTTAAATGTTATATGGAGAAGTGTAACACCGGAGTATGAAGAAGAATTACTGCCTATTAGAGTACCTATACGAAGTGGTATTTTGGGCTATCGAATATTTCTTATTAACAAAGAAGATCAGAAAATATTTAATAAAATTGAAAATGTCGATCAATTAAAAAAACTAGTTGTTGGGCAAGGGCATACATGGAATGATGTTAAAATATTTGAAGAAAATAATTTTAAAATAGCAACAGGGACAACGTATGAGGGATTGTTTAATATGTTATCAAAAAAAAGATTTGATTATTTCTCTAGAGGGATAAACGAAGCATATAAAGAGATGGAAGAACGTCAAAGAATTTATCCAGAGTTGCATGTCGAGGAAACTATCTTGCTATATTACCCTTGGCCAAAATACTTCTATGTTGCTAAGGGGAATTATAAATTAGCAAAAAGAATTGAAAGGGGGTTTGAAATAATTAAATCAAATCAGTCTTATGAAAAGTGGTTTTGGAAGTATAATGGCAAGGATATTTTTAGAGCAGATTTTAAATCTAGAAAGCTATTCAAGATCGATAATCCATTGTTACCTAAATCGGTGCCAATAAATGATGAGCAACTTTGGTTTAATCCTTTCTAG